A single Marinitoga aeolica DNA region contains:
- a CDS encoding biotin/lipoyl-containing protein, which yields MIRKFNVKVNGKTYEVEVEELGVETVSQPTQVQKPEPVHASVPTAPRAETPKTAAAPKPTPAATASVSSGKNVVKAPLPGVVVDINVAEGNRVSKGQKLLVIEAMKMENEILSDYDGVVEKILVKKGDNIDGDQELIIIS from the coding sequence ATGATCAGAAAATTCAATGTAAAGGTAAACGGAAAAACTTATGAAGTTGAAGTTGAAGAATTAGGTGTAGAAACAGTATCACAACCAACTCAAGTTCAGAAACCAGAACCTGTTCACGCATCTGTACCAACCGCGCCAAGGGCCGAAACTCCAAAAACAGCAGCTGCGCCTAAACCAACACCAGCTGCAACAGCTTCAGTATCTTCTGGAAAAAATGTTGTAAAAGCACCATTACCTGGAGTAGTAGTTGATATTAATGTCGCAGAGGGTAATAGAGTTTCTAAAGGTCAAAAATTATTGGTTATAGAGGCTATGAAAATGGAAAATGAAATATTAAGTGACTATGATGGGGTAGTTGAAAAAATTCTTGTAAAAAAAGGAGATAACATAGACGGTGATCAAGAATTAATAATAATATCTTAA
- a CDS encoding OadG family protein, giving the protein MGNVLSITFVGIVIVFLVLFILSMFFVFFRFLSPTNEKKVKKEINIPHQNPKPVNNIELSKEIEDDSELVAAIMGAITMAMGNKSYKIKSIKPATIMKNKKYSMWGMLPPVVTWRAKRLGGRK; this is encoded by the coding sequence ATGGGTAATGTATTATCTATTACATTCGTAGGAATTGTAATTGTATTTTTGGTTTTATTTATTTTAAGTATGTTTTTTGTTTTTTTTAGATTCCTTTCTCCAACAAATGAAAAAAAAGTAAAAAAAGAGATAAATATACCTCATCAAAATCCAAAACCTGTAAATAATATAGAATTATCAAAAGAAATTGAAGATGATAGCGAATTAGTTGCTGCTATTATGGGAGCAATTACTATGGCTATGGGAAATAAATCATATAAGATAAAGAGTATAAAACCTGCTACTATAATGAAAAATAAAAAATATAGTATGTGGGGAATGTTACCACCTGTTGTTACCTGGAGAGCTAAAAGATTAGGAGGGAGAAAATGA
- a CDS encoding sugar ABC transporter substrate-binding protein, with protein sequence MKVQKVTIVILILIITYFLIPRENITVVTQMSENETKGLEKILKSYSLTHFVKFDIRRIPFSGHFSRIKEIIDSNQEVDIARVDIKMPEWFKKYTYGEPTLQAVDCLVMLYNKKYVDAPPNTLDELWNFIEENTVDINGHTFKSSDFNKSKIDKYAIYLPYNSGWWMSTIFGSEDKNFLTKKVNKEKFIKIAEKIKYLYKNQLIPKSSEDFYDDMIKMFSQNEVKIIYNGPWSFSTLKDKKIDFGISLIPKGEDTRFSPMGGQQWVILNNKKIVNKVFKYLSSDKVAEQFYKYNNTIMPNRKLLEELEKKGDIVASQLKMAIPIDNKIDYILYKFFSNDFVDYLNDQITSEQLFNNWMKMIKGIN encoded by the coding sequence ATGAAGGTGCAAAAAGTAACTATTGTGATACTTATTTTGATAATTACATATTTTTTAATTCCAAGAGAAAATATTACAGTAGTTACACAGATGTCAGAAAATGAGACTAAAGGGTTGGAAAAGATTTTGAAATCTTATAGTTTAACCCATTTTGTTAAATTTGACATAAGAAGAATTCCATTTTCAGGCCACTTTTCAAGAATTAAGGAAATTATAGATTCTAATCAGGAAGTAGATATAGCAAGAGTTGATATAAAAATGCCTGAATGGTTTAAAAAATATACATATGGAGAACCAACATTACAAGCTGTAGATTGCCTTGTAATGTTGTATAATAAAAAATATGTGGATGCACCTCCAAATACATTAGATGAATTATGGAATTTTATTGAAGAAAATACAGTAGATATAAATGGGCATACTTTTAAATCATCTGATTTTAATAAAAGTAAAATAGATAAGTATGCAATTTATTTACCGTATAATTCTGGGTGGTGGATGAGTACAATTTTTGGAAGCGAAGATAAGAATTTTCTAACCAAAAAAGTAAATAAAGAAAAATTTATAAAAATAGCAGAAAAGATTAAATATTTATATAAAAACCAGCTAATTCCTAAATCATCGGAAGATTTTTATGACGATATGATAAAAATGTTTTCTCAAAATGAAGTAAAGATTATATATAATGGTCCATGGAGTTTTTCGACTTTAAAAGATAAGAAAATAGATTTTGGAATTTCTTTAATCCCTAAAGGTGAAGATACAAGATTTTCTCCTATGGGAGGACAACAATGGGTAATATTAAATAATAAAAAAATTGTAAATAAGGTTTTTAAGTATCTTTCAAGCGATAAAGTAGCAGAGCAATTTTATAAATATAATAATACAATTATGCCAAATAGGAAGCTTTTAGAAGAATTAGAGAAAAAAGGGGATATTGTTGCATCACAATTAAAAATGGCTATTCCTATTGATAATAAAATTGATTATATTCTTTATAAATTTTTTAGTAATGATTTTGTTGATTATTTAAATGACCAAATCACATCAGAACAATTATTTAATAATTGGATGAAAATGATAAAAGGAATAAATTGA